The DNA region GCACCTCCACCCCGGGCTGGTCGAGGTCGGCCAGCACCATCGTGAGGCCGCGGTGCCCCGGCCCGCCCGATCGGGCCAGCAGCACCGAGCGGGCCGCCAGCGTTCCGTAGCTCGACCACACCTTCTGCCCGGTCAGCCGCCAGCCGTCGCCGTCCGGCTCCATCCTGGTGCGCAACGAGGCGAGATCGCTGCCGGCGTCGGGCTCGGAGAAGGCCTGCGTCCACTTCTCGTCGCCGCGGAGCAACCGAGCGAAGAGCTGGTCGGCGAGATGGGGCGCGTAGACCAGCAGCACGGGGACGAGGATCTCGAGGGTGTTGTAGCTCTCCGGGATCAGGATGTCGTGGTCCCACAGGGTCTGGAACATCGCCGCCCGGAAGCGCGGGTCACCGCCGAGGCCCCCACAGCTCTCGGGCCAACCGAGGCGCGACCACCCCTCGTCGAACAGGACCCGCTGGATGCCGGAGAGATGGGCCGCGCCGCTCTCGAGGTCGGTGGGCCGGTAGCCGCGGTAGCTGTCGAAGCGGTGGTCGGCCTCGACGAAGGCCGACAGGGCGGCCGCGTACTCTGCCGGCGAAGCGAACCGATCGGCCGAGAGCGCGGAGGCAGCCGACGCCGGTGACGCAGCGATGTCGGCCATGTCACCCACCGATGTAGGTCGCGCCGAACCGGTCGAGGAACTCGACGGTGGCCGCCGTGGACGAGGTCGCGCCGGCCACGATGACCCACGTCGCGCCGGCGGCTTCGAGCTGGCCGAGCGTGTCGCGGTGCCGCTCGACGTCGAGGTGGGGCGAGGCGATCGCCGGGTCGCTGTAGGCGACGGCCACGTCGAGCTGGTCGGCCCGGTCGCCGGCCAGGTCGCGGAGCTCGGCGATCTTCGCCGCCAGCTCGGCCGTGGACGCGAGGTAGGGGGTGCGCACGGTTCTGGCCACTTGCTGCGGGGCCGTCAGCGGCATCCACCCCTGGGCCCGCTCGGCGATGCGGCGGAGCGCCAGCTTCGAGTTGCCGCCGATCCAGATCGGGATCGGGTCCTGCACCGGGCGGGGCCGGGCGATCACCTCGCGGGCGTCGAAGTGCCGGCCCCGGTACGAGAACGGCTCGCCGCTCCAGTGCAGGGGCAGGACGTCGAGGGCCTCGTCGAACAGGGCGTTCCGCTCCTCGAAGTCGACCCCCAGGGCGAAGAACTCCGACTTCTGGTACCCGGTGCCGAGGCCGAGGATCAGCCGGCCGCCGGAGAGCTTGTCGACCGTGGCCGCCGCCTTGGCCAGGAGGAACGGGTTGCGGTAGGGAGCGACGGCGAGGAAGGTGAGCAGGCGGAGCCGGGTCGTCGCCGCCGCGGCGTGGCCGAGGGCGACGAGCGGGTCGAGCGTCTGGTGGCCGCCTGCATCCAGCCATCGGGCACCCGGGACGGGGTGCTCGGTGAACGACAGGCCGTGCCACGACGCCTTCTCGGCGACGGCCGCCACCTCGTCGACCGGCCCGGCGTCGAGCAGGTCCCCGTCGGCCCCGTGCCGGTCGGGGTACTGGTAGAGGTACTGCATCGGCGTGGCTCCCCCCTCGGCGAAGGCGCCAGGCGCCTGGTCCGGCCCGGCTCTCGACATGGTTCCGCGCTACCGTCCAACCTTACTCGACAAAACCGTCAAGTACGGAGGGGCGACCGTGGATCTCGGGTTCTCGTCGATGAACACCCCGGAGGACCCGGCCCCGGACGTGCTCGCCCGCGCCCTCGAGGAGCGCGGCTTCGAGTCGTTCTGGATCGGGGAGCACTCGCACATCCCCACGTCCCGCAAGACGCCCTATCCGGCGGGCGGCGAGCTGCCGCCCGGGTACCTCCGGATGATGGATCCCCTCGTGAGCCTCGCGGTGGCGGCGTGCGCCACCGAGCGGCTGGTGCTCGGCACTGCGGTGGCGTTGCCGCTGGAGCACGACCTGTTCGCCTTCGCGAAGTCGATCGCCACCCTCGATCGCCTCTCGGGCGGTCGGCTCCAGCTCGGGGTGGGGGTCGGCTGGAACCAGGAGGAGCTGGCCAACTGTCGCCCGGACCTGCCGTGGGCGCAGCGCTACCGGGCGCTGGCCGAGTGCGTCGGCGCGCTCCGGGCGCTGTGGACCGACGACGAGCCG from Acidimicrobiales bacterium includes:
- a CDS encoding acyl-CoA dehydrogenase family protein — protein: MADIAASPASAASALSADRFASPAEYAAALSAFVEADHRFDSYRGYRPTDLESGAAHLSGIQRVLFDEGWSRLGWPESCGGLGGDPRFRAAMFQTLWDHDILIPESYNTLEILVPVLLVYAPHLADQLFARLLRGDEKWTQAFSEPDAGSDLASLRTRMEPDGDGWRLTGQKVWSSYGTLAARSVLLARSGGPGHRGLTMVLADLDQPGVEVRPIRTEDGQDHLAEIFLDGAHVPADRLIGAPGGGWAVAMYMLQWERGAYGWIQQGRFHNRLARALAAAPGSPADAAALGRAYALGTALRLQTRQTVERLAREETLGPEVSIDKLLLVDAELAVWNAVRQHLGAAFDLDEDLGWLRSEYLYSRAAPIYGGSQEIQRTLVAQRVLGMPREPRPG
- a CDS encoding LLM class F420-dependent oxidoreductase — its product is MSRAGPDQAPGAFAEGGATPMQYLYQYPDRHGADGDLLDAGPVDEVAAVAEKASWHGLSFTEHPVPGARWLDAGGHQTLDPLVALGHAAAATTRLRLLTFLAVAPYRNPFLLAKAAATVDKLSGGRLILGLGTGYQKSEFFALGVDFEERNALFDEALDVLPLHWSGEPFSYRGRHFDAREVIARPRPVQDPIPIWIGGNSKLALRRIAERAQGWMPLTAPQQVARTVRTPYLASTAELAAKIAELRDLAGDRADQLDVAVAYSDPAIASPHLDVERHRDTLGQLEAAGATWVIVAGATSSTAATVEFLDRFGATYIGG
- a CDS encoding LLM class F420-dependent oxidoreductase, encoding MDLGFSSMNTPEDPAPDVLARALEERGFESFWIGEHSHIPTSRKTPYPAGGELPPGYLRMMDPLVSLAVAACATERLVLGTAVALPLEHDLFAFAKSIATLDRLSGGRLQLGVGVGWNQEELANCRPDLPWAQRYRALAECVGALRALWTDDEPEVHGRFFDFDPVWSFPKPRQQPHPPILCGTGGRLGTAHAVEWADGWMPMDIALGDVARKVGRFREIAVAAGRPDMPVTIVAFGDPAPDTLRRYRDLGVRRVVLGAARAGSDDPATTLPFVDRYAALLDELR